One Streptomyces sp. RPA4-2 genomic window carries:
- a CDS encoding GNAT family N-acetyltransferase: MDIVIRPARPEEYPCVGEITVRAYLGDGLLDFGEGDPYLGELRDVAKRAAAAEVLVAVEGEQVLGGVTFVPRGGPMADIARPGEAEIRMLAVAREARGRGAGAALVGACVDRARATGGCARVVLSTQRTMRTAHRLYERLGFTRAPERDWNPVPHLDDVFLLTYELTLRHTP; encoded by the coding sequence ATGGACATCGTCATCAGGCCCGCGCGGCCGGAGGAGTACCCCTGCGTCGGCGAGATCACCGTGCGGGCCTATCTCGGGGACGGGCTGCTCGACTTCGGGGAGGGCGACCCGTATCTCGGAGAGCTGCGGGACGTCGCGAAGCGGGCCGCCGCGGCCGAGGTGCTCGTCGCGGTCGAGGGGGAACAGGTCCTCGGCGGCGTGACCTTCGTCCCCCGGGGCGGCCCCATGGCCGACATCGCACGGCCCGGCGAGGCCGAGATCCGGATGCTCGCCGTCGCGCGCGAGGCCCGCGGCCGGGGTGCGGGCGCGGCCCTCGTGGGCGCCTGCGTCGACCGCGCACGGGCCACCGGGGGCTGTGCGCGCGTGGTGCTGTCCACCCAGCGCACCATGCGCACCGCCCACCGCCTCTACGAACGCCTCGGCTTCACCCGCGCCCCGGAGCGCGACTGGAACCCGGTTCCGCACCTCGACGACGTCTTCCTCCTCACCTACGAGTTGACCCTCAGGCACACTCCGTAG